The Kribbella jejuensis genome segment GTCGGGACCTGCTCGTGGCCGGTGTCGGCGGCGTCGAGATGTACCGGATGACGCCGCCGTACCCGTTGGCCGACGCGCTCACCGCTGACACCATCGTCGTGATCGGCGCCCCGCGTGACCCCGAACCGTTGGCGGAAGGGCTGGAGCTGCTGCGCGAGGCACATCGTCGCGGGATCAGGATCGCTTCGATCAGCACCGGAGGTGCGTGGGTGATGGCAGCGTCCGGCCTGCTCGACGGCCGGCGGATGGCGACACACTGGTCCCGCGCGAACGTGCTGGCCGAACGTTATCCACAGGTCCACGTGGACACCGACGTACTGTTCATCGACCACGGCGACGTCCTGACCTCGGCCGGCGCGGCCAGTGGCATTGATATGTGCCTGCATATGATCCGTCAGGACTTCGGCTCCGCCGTCGCCGCGGACGTCGCCCGGCACATGGTCGTACCGCCGCAGCGCGACGGGGGACAGGCGCCGTACATCGCGCACCCCGACCCCGGCGACGACCACGGATCGCTCGAGCCGGCGATGCGGTGGCTGCGGGAACGGCTGGGGGAGCAGGTGACGTTGGCGGAGATCGCCTCGTACGTCGGTACGAGCCCGCGCACGGTGAACCGCCGATTCCGCGAACAGACCGGCACCACGCCACTGCAATGGTTGTTGCGGCAGCGGGTGTACCGCGCGCAGGAGTTGCTCGAGACAACGGATCTGCCGATCGAGGAGATCGCGCGGTACTGCGGGTTCGGTACGTCGATCGCGATGCGCCAGCACTTCGCGAAGCACATCAAGACCTCGCCGACGGCGTACCGGCGTACGTTCCGCGCGTTCTGAGTGGCCGGTTGCCTTGCGAGGTGCTGGGTACCAGTGATGCGCAGCCGAGCCGAAGGAGCAGCCGTGGTCGACCCTCAGCTTCGTGCGATGACCTGGAACATCTGGTGGCGTTTCGGTCCCCGCTGGCAGGAGCGGCAGTCCGGGATCCTCGCGACCCTCGAGCGGTTCACTCCGGACGTGATCGCGCTGCAGGAGGTCTGGGCCACGGATGCGACCACGCAGGCCGACGAGTTCGCCGACAAGCTTGGATTCCATGCGGTGTTCGCGTCACCGTCGTACCCGCGGACGCCGGAGCCGGTCATGACGCCCGACCACGACGGCGTACGGCTGGGCGTCGCGTTGCTGAGCCGATGGCCGATCCTCGAACACGAAGCGATTCCGCTGCCGGCCCGCCATCGTTCGTGGGATCCCGTCGCGCTGAAGGCGCGGGTGGCTCATCCGGCCGGGCCGTTGCCGATCGTCGTGGCCTGTATGGAACACGCGACGACCTACAGCGACGACCGGAAGGCGCAGGCCGCGCTGCTCGCCGACCTCGGCACCGATCCCTCCACCGACGGTCCCTGCCCGTCGATCGTGATGGGCGACCTGAACGCCGCGGCGGACAGCGCCGTACTGCGTCCGCTCCGGGACGTGATGATCGACGCCTGGCTGGCCGGAGGCGGCGCGGCTGATGCGGTGACGCTGCCGTCGACCCATCCGTCCGCTCCGCTCGCGGCCGGTCCGGAACTCGTCGACCAGCGCATCGACCACATCTTCTACCGGCCCGGCCACGAGGATCAGCTCGTCAACGTCGAGTCGGCGGTACTCGCGGGTGACGCTGTCGACGGCACGTTCCCGTCCGATCATAGGGGCGTGGTCTGCGACTTCCGCTGGCGTGAACGCTGAACAATCCCACGAGCCGTGACGTCGTACTGATCGTTGTCCTACCGCGGTAGAAGGAGCGATTGGATGCCGAAGACCGACTACGACGAATTCGCCGCGGCGTACTCCGCCGACAACGAGGTCAACCTCCTCAACGGCCACTACGAACGACCCGCGATGCTGGACCTCGCAGGCGACGTGGACGGGCGCCGGATCCTCGACGCCGGCTGTGGCTCCGGTCCGTTGTCCGCGGCGCTCCGCGATCGGGGTGCGATCGTGAGCGGCTTCGACCTGAGTGCGTCGATGCTCGAACTGGCGCGGCGCAGGCTGGGTGACGACGTCGACCTTCAGGTTGCCGACCTGGCCAAGCCGCTGCCGTACGACGATGCCGCCTTCGACGATGTTGTCGCCTCTCTTGTCCTGCACTATCTGAAGGACTGGACGGGACCGCTCGCCGAACTCCGCCGCGTACTGAAGCCAGGCGGCCGGCTGATCCTGTCGCTCAATCACCCGTTCGTCTATACGGCGCTGAATCCTGACGGCAAGTACTTCGACGTCGCCGAGTTCTCGTTCGACGCCGAGCATGCCGGTCGGACCGTCACGTACACGATCTGGCACCGGCCGATCCACGCGATGTCCGACGCGTTCACGCAGGCAGGTTTCCGCATCTCGACAATCAGTGAGCCACCGATCTCTGCGGATACACCGCTCGAACTGCGCCCCGAGGGCGTGCCACATCCGGCCCGATTCATCAGCTTCATCTTCTTCGCACTCGAGGCGTGCTGAATGGACATCCGTATTGCCAACGGTCACCAACCGGCGCTCGGCCGACATTCAGAGCGTGTTCGTCGTACCTGAGGAACGTGGGAAGGGGATTGGTTCGGCACTCGTCCGAGCCGCTGCCGATTACGCGTTCCAGCTCGGGGCCGGTCATGTGACGGTTCATTCCGGGCGTAAAGCCGTAGCTGTGTACGAGAGGCTCGGGTTCGCGTCGTCCCGGCAACTGCTGCAGAAAGAATTCAGGTAGACACGGGTTCTAGGCTTTGGATATGGCCGAGGTTGTGGTTCCGCTGACCGTGCGCGATCTCACCGAGGACGATCTGCCAGCCTGCAGCTGGTACGGGAATGCGACGGCGCTGGCGGCTGTAGCTGAGGCGATCCGGCGTAGGCGTCGTGGTGAAGTCGACTACCTCGCGGTCTGCACACCGTCGGGTCTACCGGTGGCCGTCGGGGGAGCGGACTATACGAAACCACCTGGCGCAGCGACCATCTGGCAACTATCAGTCCAGGCAGAACTACGCTCGTGCGGCATCGGCACCCTACTCATCAACGCCTTGGAACAACGAATCCGCGCCCGGGGCCTGCACTGGGCCGAACTAGGCGTCGACGACAACCGCTCCCGTCCGCGCGCCTTGTACGAGCGCCTGGGCTACGTCGTCAGCGGCACCGAACCCGGTGCATGGGACGAGGAAGGCCCCGACGGCACCATAACCCGCTACGAAACCCGAATAACGCTCCTCCGCAAGCAACTGCTCTGAGGGCTCAACGGTTCGCAGCGGTTGCTGTTTGGACGGCGGACAGGATGTTCGACAGGCCGGCTGGATTGGCCAGCTTCAGGTCGGCGAGATCGGTGGGGTGGAACCAGCGGAGGTCGTCGTGCTCGTCGGGCTCGGCGTTGACGGGCTCGCCGTCCCAGCGGGTGACGACGAACGCGTACATGTGCAGCGCCGGGTCGCTGATCGTCATCGGGAACGGTACGGCGTCATGGATGTGGACGCCGAGTTCTTCCAGGCATTCCCGGCGTACCGCCTGGTCAGGTAACTCGCCGGCGTCGACATGCCCGCCGACCAGGTCCCAGCAATCGGGATAGTTCTGGCGCGCCGGGTGGCGATGCACCAGGAGCACCAGACCGTCCCGTACAAGAGCAGCGACTGCGATCGGGATCTGGGCAACCATGCCGGAACTCTAGGGGCCCTTCCTGCCTACTGTCCGGCGAGCTTAGCCACGACCGGTGCGAGGGTGTCGGCGAAGTCGGCGCCGATGACGAAGTACGAGAAGCCGATCTCCTCACGCCGGCGTTCGATCTCCTCGGCGGCCGCGGCGGGATCACTCGGAAGGATGACGAGCGAGTCGGCCGTGCGCAGCGCCGCGGTGTCGAGGTCGGGCGGCGCCATGAACGGCGCGACCCCGTCACCGACGGCGGCGATGTGCTGGGAGAGTTCGATGTCCCGGCTGGTCGAAAACCCGCGGACCATCTTCGTGGTTTCCGCCCGGTCGTTGTCCGGTCCGAGTACGAACGTGACCGCGTCAGCGACCTCGAGCGCCAGCGCCTGCGACTTCGGCCCGGCGACCGCCATGACAACCGGCGTGTGCAGCTCGGATCCGTCGAACGTACGCAGCTGCTCGACGGTCTCGCGCATCCTCGTGCGACGCTCAGCGGGGGAGACGGCGGGCAGTCCCAACTCCACCTCGATCCCGGGGCGCCCGGCGCCGATGCCCATCTCGAAGCGACCGTCCGTAAGTACTGAAAGCGAGTGCGCCTCCCACGCCATACTCAACGGCTCACGCAGCGCCGCCGCGTACACCCACGACCCGACCCGCAGATCAGTCAACGCAGCCGCGGTCGCCAGCGTAGGCGCAAGTGCAGGCTGCCACGTGGGTACGTCGGGCATCAACAACGTCGAGTACCCGAGATCAGCGATCCGCCGCACCCGATCCCGCCACGCCGGCAGCTCCGAAGTAATCGGCGCAACAACCCCAAACCGAAACGCTCGCGTCATCACACTTCTCCTCAACTCTTGAACCCATATCCGGCTCTTCAACCACTCAACGAACCAACCACGCTTCATCCGACAACCGCGGTACAACCTGTGAGTGTGCCAGGCTGACAACTGTGAAAGGTTCCTTCCCAACCGGCGCCCCAGTCTGCATTCGAGACGCAGCGCCGGGGGAGGCCGATGTGCTCGCGGAGCTGCATGCCCGCTCGCGGGCTGCGTACTACGGCGCCGGCGGTCATGACGTACCAGCGGTCCCTGACGATCAGTACCGCGAAGCGTGGCGGAAGATGGTGCTGGATCCTCGCCTCGAGGTCCTCGTAGCGGTCGTAGGCGCTGACATCACCGGTGTACTCACGCTGGACGCCAACGGAGTCTTCCCAACGAATGCGCCGAACGAAACGCGCGTCCGCCTGGTCGGCATCTTCGTCGACCCAAGCAATTGGTCGAGCGGCATCGGCAGCACCCTGATGGACCGTTTCCTCACCACCACCCGCCACGCTGACGCCGTAGGCGAGGTCGACGTCTGGGAGCGAAACTCCCGCGCAATCCGCTTCTACAAACACCACGGCTGGACCCGCGACGGAACCACCCGCCCAGGCCCCGCCAACACAAACTATGTAGGTTTCGTACACCTACCATGACCTGACGCAACTGGCAGGGAACGATCATCGTGGCCCGTCGTCGAGAGTTGCTCGATGCGGACGAGGCCCGTGGCTGGTGCCCGAGATGAGTTAGCCGGCATTGCCGCAGTTCAGCGGTGTCGGCGGCGCTCGAAAACTGAACACTTTCGGCGGTGAAAAGTGAGCACTCGACGGGTGGACCGGATCGATCCGGTGGTTCCGCGAGAACGTGGCGCGGTTGCGGCCCGAGCAGCGGCCGATCGATCCGGTCGACCGGATCGTGTGGGCGGCTGGTGATGCCGCGCAGTGTGATTTGTGGTTCCCGCCGCGGAAGATCCCGTTGGAAGACGGCAGCGCGAAGTTGTTGCCGGTGCTGGTGATCACGGCCGCGTATTCGAGGTTCGTGACGGCGCGGATGATCCCGACCCGCAAGACCGAGGACCTGCTGCTGGGGTCGTGGGAGCTGATCCAGCAACTGGGCCGGGTTCCGCGCCGGCTGATCTGGGACAACGAACCCGGCATCGGCCGCGGGCAGCGTCGCGCCGAAGGCGTTGGGGCGTTCATGGGCACGCTGGCCACCAAACTCGTGCTGCTGCCGCCCAGAGACCCTGAATCCAAGGGCATCGTGGAGCGCCGCAACGGCTGGTTCGAGACCTCGTTCATGCCCGGCCGGACGTTCAGTTCACCGGCAGATTTCAACGCCCAGTTCACCGACTGGCTGACGAAGGCGAACGCCCGGGTGGTCCGCATGATCAAGGCCGCACCGGCCGATCTGGTCGACACGGATCGGGCGGCGATGCTGGCGTTGCCGCCGATCCCGCTGCACCTGGGCTGGCGCAACAAGATCCGGCTGGCCCGCGATTACTACGTCCGGCTCGACACCAACGACTACTCCGTCGATCCAGCCGTGATCGGCCGGATGGTCGACGTCGCCGCAGACCTGGAACGGGTGCGGGTCCGCGCCGAAGGCCGCGTCGTGGCCGAACACTGCCGGGTCTGGGCCAGAGGAACCACCGTCACCGACCCCGGCCACGTTCAGACAGCCGCCTGGCTGCGCAAACAGTTCCAGCAACCCCGTGCCGTCGGGGGTGTCGCGGCCGCCGGTGATGATCTGGCCCGCGATCTCGCCGACTACGACCGCGCCTTCGGGCTCACCGCCGAGGAAGGAATCAGCTGATGGCCGCCACCAAATCAACGAGGAACGCCGCTGCGGCCACGGAGGCACTCAAGCAGATCACCTATCTGGCCGCCGCGCTGAAAGCACCCCGGATCACCGAGGCCGCCGCCCGGCTGGCCGATCAAGCCCGTGACGCCGGCTGGACCCACGAGGTACCGCACCCGAGCTCCAAGACACGTCCGCCTTGCCGATCGGCCGCAGACCTGTAGAAGTCGACAGCCTGCGCACTTCCGGGGAACAACCAGTCGTACAACGTCGCGTCCGAGTAGAACTGCTCGCTGATGAGACTCACGCTCCTTGCCGGATCTGCCTTTTCGGCCAACAACAACGTGGGCCATTGTCGCGAGCAGGCCGAGATCCTTCTACGGCTTATCGAAGCGACCGCACGTCGGCACGATCGAGCGTTCTGCGTGCACACAGGGCGTCCGGGCGATCAGGCCATCTGATGCCTGGCTGCGATGTATTGGTAATGGAGCCGATGGCGTGGTGCTCGATGGTCGACGGGTGGTAGCCAAGCGCACAGCCGATGATCGGCAGCGGGCCGACCTTGGTCAGCTCGTGCAACGTGCCGAGCCGCGCTGCGCGCGTGCTGAAGACCGCCTTGAGCCTTCGCCGCAGGCTGGGACCGTGAATGTGCCGGCCGGGGGAGTAGCCGCCGTTCGGGTGCGATGCGGTGAGGTCATTGCCGGACGTGACAGCGAGTTGGCGTACGGGCCCGTCCGAGGGGGAGAGAGAGAGCAAATTCAGTCTTTCACAAGCGGATGGTGACGACGTCGGTCGAGGTGACGTCGTCCCAGGCTGGCAGGAACGGGAGTTGATCAACCGGGAGTTGGAGTGTCTCTCTGGCATGCTCGCCAGATGTTTCGGCACCTGGCGGAGCGCCATTCGCGCCGACCGATGGTCAGCTGGTTGTGAGCCACGGGCCGACGGGATGCCGGGGCAGGGCTGAGCGCGGGTCATCGAGGATCGCTCTGGTCTGCGCCGCGTACTCGCGGCTTGCCCGCCAGCATCCCTCCGGCGGTTGCAGGCCGTCGGCGAACCGGGACCCCATCGCCTCGAGGGTGCCGCGCAGGGATTCGATCACGGCTGCGCCATGCCGGGTACGCCAGGTCCGTTCGACCTGTGTCACCCGCTCGATGTAGGCGTCACGCTCCCGTAGCCCTGCCGGGGTCAGTACGGCGACCCTGCCACGGCTCGTCTCGGCCGGACGTAGGGTGATCATTCCCGACCGTTCCAGCACTCCCAGCGCCGGGACCACCGGTCGGCCCGTCAGACCGGTCCGCCCGGGCAGCTCCCGGACCCGGACTGGGTGGGCACCGAGCGCCGGCAAGAAATTCGCGGCGATCGCCATCGGCAGTGGCGAATCGTTCTCGACCTCCCGCGCGAAGGCCTGTAGTGCGGCCGCGAGCGGATCAGCGATCGAACCGTCCGCGGCCATGCCCGTCACTACCTCCAGCAAACTTCGGAGCTCACCCATCGCGTCCTGGCCGAAGCGTTCCGTCCACCGATCGTCCGTCGCCGCGATGATCGGCGGCCAGAGTTCCTTGGCGCGGCGACAGACAGCCTTCGGGCTGAGCACCGAGGTACCGCGCAGCCGGCGACTGCTGCCGTATCCGTCCCTCGACGGTCGCCGGATCGGTGCATCGGTCTGCAGCCGTACCTCGACGTACCCCCACCGCTCGACGCCGCCGATCATCGGGAACAGCTCTTTCTCGGTCCAGCCCGTCCGCTCGAGCAGCGCGGCGACCGTCGTACCCGGGTCGTCGACGTGGCGCAGCAGCGGCCAGAACACGACAGGCAGCTTGAACCCGGGGAATCGCGACCGTGCCAGTTGTGCTTCGAACTCGTTGTCCAGCTCGATCCGGTACGCGATCAGCGCCTGTGCCAGCAAGGTCGACAAGGCAGGCTCCGGCACCCGCCGCGAGTCACAGTCATCGTCGCCGAGGACCCTTTTGTTGGTCATGCGGTGATGCTAGGAGCCGACGCCGACAGCCGATGTCGTTGCATTGCCTTGACGTGCACAAACGGCGTCAGCACGGGAGTTGGTAAGCCGGGAGTAGCAGGAGAGCGGGCGCCCGCGTTGCGGCGTGAACGAGCCGGGTATGCGTCCCCACATGCAGGCGCGATCGGAGGACGACAGGACTGGCGGCCGCACTCTGGCTGTCAGACTTGCATTATGGCTGAGCGGCAGCTGGATGGCGGGATCGCGAACGCAGGCCGGGTTGTCCGTGTCGGTCCGCATGCTAGCCCTCGCCGACAGGCTGCTCTTAGGCCAAAACCAGCAAAAATGGGCTCCTGGCCTAACTCAAGCGAGCGGCGGCTGGGATGACGACCAAAACCGAGTGATCATCCTTGCCCGGAATGACGCCGGTGAAAACTCGGCCTGGACCGAGCGTGTGAGCGCGTTGCACGACGACAGGGTTCGGCTCCAACTCTTTACACCGAAGCCGGGCGTGCCTCTCGTAGAGCCCCTTGGTCGGCTCACCGACCACGAACCATGGTATGGCGGTGACTGGCTGCACCCTAGGGCCATCACCGCCATTTACAACAATTCGATCTGCACCTCGGGGTTCAACTGGAAGCTCTGGTCGACTGGCAGGTATCTCGGCAGCACCGCCAACCACTGCTACCAAGGAACGGACATCTGGTACCACAACAAGCAGGTCTACGGAGAGATCCTCGACAGATTTCCAGCGGTCGACACCATGCTGATCCAGGACAACAGCAACCCGTATGCCTACTACGCTGCTGTCTGGGTGGGACCTGTGGATACCGACGTTTCGCGGGCCGTCCGGGGCATTAAAACTTCTTATGCAGTAGGCCAGTTGGTTGCGTTCAGCGGGTCACGAAGCGGACTTCACACGGCGCACATAACGCACACCAGGGAAAATTTTCAACGGTATCCCCGTCGTTGTGACGGATGGTTCTTTCGCGCAGATGGGTGACTCGGGAGGGCCATGGTTGACTACCATGGGCCCAAACGACCCCTACCCGGGCGACGTATGGGCGTGGGGTCAACTGTCGGGCCACAGCAGTGCCCCCGGATACGAGGGAGACGTGTTCGTGGGACTTAACGACATCAGCAGTACTGTCTCTGCATCTATCTGCATAGCTGCCTCCGCGGGTAGCATTACCTGTCGTTGACAAACGACCCGCAAGACCAAGGGGTCCGCGCGGGTGGTACCGCGCCCGGCTTCCTTGTCGGCCGGTACTCGAACCGTCGCCGCGCATCTACACCGGGCGGTACCCACCCAGTTTGGGGGATTGATGGTTGACGAGACGGGGAATCCCG includes the following:
- a CDS encoding endonuclease/exonuclease/phosphatase family protein; its protein translation is MVDPQLRAMTWNIWWRFGPRWQERQSGILATLERFTPDVIALQEVWATDATTQADEFADKLGFHAVFASPSYPRTPEPVMTPDHDGVRLGVALLSRWPILEHEAIPLPARHRSWDPVALKARVAHPAGPLPIVVACMEHATTYSDDRKAQAALLADLGTDPSTDGPCPSIVMGDLNAAADSAVLRPLRDVMIDAWLAGGGAADAVTLPSTHPSAPLAAGPELVDQRIDHIFYRPGHEDQLVNVESAVLAGDAVDGTFPSDHRGVVCDFRWRER
- a CDS encoding GNAT family N-acetyltransferase produces the protein MAEVVVPLTVRDLTEDDLPACSWYGNATALAAVAEAIRRRRRGEVDYLAVCTPSGLPVAVGGADYTKPPGAATIWQLSVQAELRSCGIGTLLINALEQRIRARGLHWAELGVDDNRSRPRALYERLGYVVSGTEPGAWDEEGPDGTITRYETRITLLRKQLL
- a CDS encoding Mu transposase domain-containing protein, translating into MARLRPEQRPIDPVDRIVWAAGDAAQCDLWFPPRKIPLEDGSAKLLPVLVITAAYSRFVTARMIPTRKTEDLLLGSWELIQQLGRVPRRLIWDNEPGIGRGQRRAEGVGAFMGTLATKLVLLPPRDPESKGIVERRNGWFETSFMPGRTFSSPADFNAQFTDWLTKANARVVRMIKAAPADLVDTDRAAMLALPPIPLHLGWRNKIRLARDYYVRLDTNDYSVDPAVIGRMVDVAADLERVRVRAEGRVVAEHCRVWARGTTVTDPGHVQTAAWLRKQFQQPRAVGGVAAAGDDLARDLADYDRAFGLTAEEGIS
- a CDS encoding GlxA family transcriptional regulator, with product MHRIAVVVVDGIHSFDLAMPLQVFSTAHSLDTEPGELFGPRLYDIHVCGNGRDLLVAGVGGVEMYRMTPPYPLADALTADTIVVIGAPRDPEPLAEGLELLREAHRRGIRIASISTGGAWVMAASGLLDGRRMATHWSRANVLAERYPQVHVDTDVLFIDHGDVLTSAGAASGIDMCLHMIRQDFGSAVAADVARHMVVPPQRDGGQAPYIAHPDPGDDHGSLEPAMRWLRERLGEQVTLAEIASYVGTSPRTVNRRFREQTGTTPLQWLLRQRVYRAQELLETTDLPIEEIARYCGFGTSIAMRQHFAKHIKTSPTAYRRTFRAF
- a CDS encoding GNAT family N-acetyltransferase; this translates as MLAELHARSRAAYYGAGGHDVPAVPDDQYREAWRKMVLDPRLEVLVAVVGADITGVLTLDANGVFPTNAPNETRVRLVGIFVDPSNWSSGIGSTLMDRFLTTTRHADAVGEVDVWERNSRAIRFYKHHGWTRDGTTRPGPANTNYVGFVHLP
- a CDS encoding GNAT family N-acetyltransferase, with amino-acid sequence MSHRSLRIHRSNCAPRACHIRPDSSASSSSHSRRAEWTSVLPTVTNRRSADIQSVFVVPEERGKGIGSALVRAAADYAFQLGAGHVTVHSGRKAVAVYERLGFASSRQLLQKEFR
- a CDS encoding class I SAM-dependent methyltransferase, translated to MPKTDYDEFAAAYSADNEVNLLNGHYERPAMLDLAGDVDGRRILDAGCGSGPLSAALRDRGAIVSGFDLSASMLELARRRLGDDVDLQVADLAKPLPYDDAAFDDVVASLVLHYLKDWTGPLAELRRVLKPGGRLILSLNHPFVYTALNPDGKYFDVAEFSFDAEHAGRTVTYTIWHRPIHAMSDAFTQAGFRISTISEPPISADTPLELRPEGVPHPARFISFIFFALEAC
- a CDS encoding LLM class flavin-dependent oxidoreductase; its protein translation is MTRAFRFGVVAPITSELPAWRDRVRRIADLGYSTLLMPDVPTWQPALAPTLATAAALTDLRVGSWVYAAALREPLSMAWEAHSLSVLTDGRFEMGIGAGRPGIEVELGLPAVSPAERRTRMRETVEQLRTFDGSELHTPVVMAVAGPKSQALALEVADAVTFVLGPDNDRAETTKMVRGFSTSRDIELSQHIAAVGDGVAPFMAPPDLDTAALRTADSLVILPSDPAAAAEEIERRREEIGFSYFVIGADFADTLAPVVAKLAGQ
- a CDS encoding NUDIX hydrolase gives rise to the protein MVAQIPIAVAALVRDGLVLLVHRHPARQNYPDCWDLVGGHVDAGELPDQAVRRECLEELGVHIHDAVPFPMTISDPALHMYAFVVTRWDGEPVNAEPDEHDDLRWFHPTDLADLKLANPAGLSNILSAVQTATAANR